A segment of the Gemmatimonadota bacterium genome:
ACTCGGGCGCCGCCGCGCGATCCTTCGCCCTGGAGGGCGATTCTGCTCGTTGGCTGGGCCGGACCACCGCCCGCGAGATGTCACGACTGCTGATGCAGATCCAGGCCGGCGAGCTGGCCAGCGCCGAACACTCCAGCGAGATGATCGGCATCCTGCGGCGACAGTTCTACTCGTCGCGGTTGCCGCAGCGGATGCGGGGCCGAGCCAGCGTCGCGCACAAGACGGGGGACTGGCCGCCCTACGCCGGAAACGACGTGGGCATCCTGTACTACGAGGGCGGCCCCACGGTCGTCTCCGTGTTCACCAACCAGAATACCGGCGACTTCTTCGAGCTCGAGGCTGCGCTCGGCCTCATCGCCGAGGACCTGGTGGAGGCGTGGCGGTGACCGGCGAGCGAGTGACGGCCAGGCAGCCCGGCCCAGCTCGCAGGCCGGCCCAGTGAGCGAGACATCTCCCCCCGGCACGCCGGCGATGTACGGGCCCTTGGCGTCCTGGTGGCCTTTGGTCTCGGCGCCCGAGGACTACGCGGAGGAAGCCGCTCTCTATGTCGAGGTCTTGCTGGACCGCGCTCCGTCGCGCCCTACACTCCTCGAGTTGGGGAGCGGTGGAGGAAACAACGCGTTGCACATGAAGCGGCACTTCACCGCCGTGACCCTCGTGGACCTGTCCGAGGGCATGATCACAGTCAGCCGCACCCTGAACCCCGACTGCGAACACCTTACTGGCGACATGCGCTGCGTGCGCCTGGATCGGACCTTCGATTGCGTCTTCGTGCACGACGCGATCTGCTACATGACCTCAGAAGACGATCTTTCCGAGGCCCTGCAGACGGCGTTCGCCCACCTCGATGCAGGCGGTGTCGCACTGTTCGCGCCCGACTACGTGCGGGAAACCTACGAACCGTCTACCGATCACGGTGGACACGACGGCTCCGACCGAAGCGTGCGCTTCTTGGAGTGGGGCTGGGATCCGGACCCGAATGACTGCACCTACGTGGTCGACTACCTGTTCGCGCTGAGAGAGTCGAGCGGCGAAGTTCGCACGATCCACGATCGGCACATCGAGGGGCTGTTTCCCCGGGCCACCTGGAGGCGGCTGCTGGCGCGAGTCGGCTTCGAGGTGGAGGAGCTGGCACTCGCGCACTCCGAAGTGGATCGGCCTCTCATCTCGTTCGTAGGGAGGCGCCCTCGATGATGGGGCGCCTGGCCCATGCTCAGTCGATCGGGGTCATCCCCACGTACTTGAGCCCCGAGCCGGTGTTGAAGAGCACGACCTCGTCGTCGGGCGAGATGACCCCCGTCTCCAACAGCCTCGGCACGGCTGCCACCACGGCCCCGCCTTCCGGTGCGGCGAAGACGCCGGTGTCCGCTCCCATCCAGTGCACCCACTGCTGCATCTCGTGGTCTGGAATCGCCACCGCCGCACCCTTCGACTCGCGGACCGCGCGCAGGATCAAGAAGTCGCCGACGGCCGCGGGCACCCGGAGTCCAGACGCATAGGTGGCCGCTCCCTCCCACATCCCGGCGTCCTCGACGCCCTTCTCCCAGGCTCGCACGATGGGCGCGCAGCCCGCAGCCTGCACGGAGATCATCTTGGGACGCTCGGAGCCGATCCACCCCATACGCTCCATCTCATCGAACGCCTTCCACATGCCGATCAGCCCCGTGCCGCCTCCGGTCGGATAGACGATGACGTCCGGCAGCCGGAGCCCGAGCTGTTCGAAGATCTCGTAGCCCATCGTCTTCTTCCCCTCCACCCGGTAGGGCTCCTTGAGTGTGGAGAGGTCCCACCAGCCGTGCTCTTCGGCACCCTTGCGCACGATCTTGGCGCAGTCGGTGATGAGACCATCCACAAACTGGAGGTCAGCCCCCAACGCGCGGATCTCTTCCACGATGGGAGCGGGCGTATCGCGCGGCACCACCACGTGCACCGGCATGTCTGCGGCCGCACCGTAGGCAGCCGCCGCAGAGCCCGCGTTGCCGGCGGAGGGGAGCGCCAGCTCCCGGGCGCCCAACTCCTTGGCCCGAGAGACGGCGAGGCAGAGCCCCCGCGCCTTGAAGCTGCCGGTGGGGTTCTGTCCCTCGTCCTTCACCCAGGCGCGGCGGATGCCGAGACGAGTGGCCAGGCGCGGTGCATCCAACAACGGCGTCCATCCCTCGCCCAGTTGGATCATGCAGGCCGGGTCGCGCACAGGTAGCACCTCGGCGTAGCGCCACAGGTCGGCGCGCCGGCCTGCGAGCTCTTCGGGCTGGAACCCAGGGGCGATCTGCTCCAGGTCGTAGCGCGCGAACAGCGGCTTCCCCGAGGGAGCGAGTCCGATCAGCTGCTCGCTTTCCAGGAGTTCTCCGGTGCGGGTGTCCTCCAGATGGCTCGCGCCCTTCCTATGAAGCGTCATGGTTCGGATCCGGCGTCAAAGGTGCATGTGGATCGTTGGACAGCAGGTAGATCCCGGTGACGAACGACATCAAGGCAGGCAAGATCAGCCATACGGGTGGAGCGAACTCGGGATCGCTCAGCCAGGCGCGAGTCGCAGGTAGAAACGCCAGGAGCACGATGGTGCCATTGTTCAGGAGATGCATCATCGAGCTCAGGAGGATCGAGCGGGTGCGCCACACCGTCCAGGCCAGGATCACGCCCAGCCAAGCCGTCGGTAGCAGCCGGAAGACCGTCTCCGTGCTCACGTGGAACAACCCGAAGGCCAGTCCGTTGAGCAGCACTGCGCTGCTGGCGGAAAGCGTTCGCCGGGACCCGCCCAGCAGCACTCCGCGGAACACGATTTCTTCGCAGATCGCCGGCGTCACCGCAACCAGCACGAGGAGCCAGACCAGGCGACCCAGCGACTCCGCGCTGACGAGGTCACTGAGCCCTTCGACGAGATCCCAGGGCACCGGAAGCACGAACGACTGCAGCCAAGCCAGCAGCCAGGCGATGGGGGTACCGCCGGCGATCAACAACAGAGCACCGCCGACGTGGCGCGGGTGCGGCAGCCGCAGCGACAGCGTGTCGGGCACCTGGAAGTGGCCGAGCCGCACGAACAGCACCGCCGGCAGGAACAACAGCAGCCACTCCGTGGCGAGCAACCCCTTCTCCAGCCAACGCGCTTGCAGGGGAATGCCCACGTAGAAGAAGAGCGCGGCCACGACGGCAACGAACAGCAGGGCCTGGCCCAGCGTGGGTACCGCGGCAGCGGCTCCCTGAGCGGCGCGCCGGAACAGGCCCCTGAGGGGTCCCCGCTTGGTGGCGTCCCCGCCGAACAGCACGTCCTCCCTGCCGAAGGACGACGCCGCGAAGGCGAGTGCGCCCCAAGCGTAGAACGCGGTCGACACCACGGCCGCCAAGCCGAGACCGAAGGGGGCCCGCCCGACCATCAGCTCCCGGAAGAACAGCGCCACCCCCGCGATGGGCGCGACCGCGAGCGGCCCCGTGAACTCGATGCCCGGAAAGAGCGGGAGGATCGCCGGCATCAGGGCCAGCATGTAGATCGGCGTGAGCGCGTTCTGCGCCTCCTTGAATGACCGAGCCCGCACCGCCACGCCCAGGAACAGCGACCCGAACAGCACGGCCAGGGGAACGAGCGTCACGAAGATCAGCAGCAGGCGGCCCAGCGGCAGCGTGAACTCGATGTCGAGAGCGTTGCCGAACTGGAACAGGCCGGTCTGGAACGTGAGGAGCATGCTGAGCAGGTTGAGCCCAGCAGCCACTACGCCCACGACCGCCACGGTGAGAAACTTGCCGGCCACGATCTCCCGCGACGGTACAGGGGCGGTCAGCAGCGTCTCCAGCGTACCGCGCTCCTTTTCGCCCGCCGCCAGATCGATGGCAGGGTAGAACGTGCCCAGCAGGGTGATCACGATCAGCAGCATCGGCAGGAAACGACCCAGCGCGTATCCCCCCACCTCCTCGGGACGCGCCACCGACGAGTCCCCTACGTGGATG
Coding sequences within it:
- a CDS encoding ABC transporter permease subunit/CPBP intramembrane protease gives rise to the protein MSRVWVVFLKELKETIRDRRTLLIMVVVPVLLYPALMIASEQLALFGMRQLEREPARVAVVGAAGDADLDRFLGEAQDLERVQLVGTEPAEAVRSHDVAAVAIFGQADRPRTETEGFPDPAALDGSTPITRDVQVLFDAADDRSRRGRDVLVAALGRWEESVLERRLTEQGLPAWFADPIHVGDSSVARPEEVGGYALGRFLPMLLIVITLLGTFYPAIDLAAGEKERGTLETLLTAPVPSREIVAGKFLTVAVVGVVAAGLNLLSMLLTFQTGLFQFGNALDIEFTLPLGRLLLIFVTLVPLAVLFGSLFLGVAVRARSFKEAQNALTPIYMLALMPAILPLFPGIEFTGPLAVAPIAGVALFFRELMVGRAPFGLGLAAVVSTAFYAWGALAFAASSFGREDVLFGGDATKRGPLRGLFRRAAQGAAAAVPTLGQALLFVAVVAALFFYVGIPLQARWLEKGLLATEWLLLFLPAVLFVRLGHFQVPDTLSLRLPHPRHVGGALLLIAGGTPIAWLLAWLQSFVLPVPWDLVEGLSDLVSAESLGRLVWLLVLVAVTPAICEEIVFRGVLLGGSRRTLSASSAVLLNGLAFGLFHVSTETVFRLLPTAWLGVILAWTVWRTRSILLSSMMHLLNNGTIVLLAFLPATRAWLSDPEFAPPVWLILPALMSFVTGIYLLSNDPHAPLTPDPNHDAS
- a CDS encoding class I SAM-dependent methyltransferase; protein product: MSETSPPGTPAMYGPLASWWPLVSAPEDYAEEAALYVEVLLDRAPSRPTLLELGSGGGNNALHMKRHFTAVTLVDLSEGMITVSRTLNPDCEHLTGDMRCVRLDRTFDCVFVHDAICYMTSEDDLSEALQTAFAHLDAGGVALFAPDYVRETYEPSTDHGGHDGSDRSVRFLEWGWDPDPNDCTYVVDYLFALRESSGEVRTIHDRHIEGLFPRATWRRLLARVGFEVEELALAHSEVDRPLISFVGRRPR
- a CDS encoding threonine synthase, which translates into the protein MTLHRKGASHLEDTRTGELLESEQLIGLAPSGKPLFARYDLEQIAPGFQPEELAGRRADLWRYAEVLPVRDPACMIQLGEGWTPLLDAPRLATRLGIRRAWVKDEGQNPTGSFKARGLCLAVSRAKELGARELALPSAGNAGSAAAAYGAAADMPVHVVVPRDTPAPIVEEIRALGADLQFVDGLITDCAKIVRKGAEEHGWWDLSTLKEPYRVEGKKTMGYEIFEQLGLRLPDVIVYPTGGGTGLIGMWKAFDEMERMGWIGSERPKMISVQAAGCAPIVRAWEKGVEDAGMWEGAATYASGLRVPAAVGDFLILRAVRESKGAAVAIPDHEMQQWVHWMGADTGVFAAPEGGAVVAAVPRLLETGVISPDDEVVLFNTGSGLKYVGMTPID